The segment aatttttttttggtcatcTACTTTTCATACTTCTTTACATTTGGCTACCTGTATGTCACTCCACTATTTCCATAGGCACGGGATACCGAGGAGGATGATGTGGGGACCCTGGACTCTGCAGTGGGCTCAGGTTCATTGGCAGAGAGCACTTCTCTTAACATTGAGGTGCGCTCTTCAGATACCTCCAATGCAACGGTTTGTACATTTATTGaggactgtttaaaaaaaatctgccactTTTTACCCTTGTTCATGCTTTCTGTTGATTGCATGTAGCCTGTGTTATTGGTatcatgatgttattttgtctttaaactAAGCAATTttcgttttttttaaaaatcattgtaGGTTATTCTTTATTTGCTTTGTCAGTACCTGACAAGCCTCTTCTACCATTGCTGCTGAGTAGCAGTGTAGTATTGATGTTGCTGTGTCTTGGTAGAGTCAGTCTTGGTAATGGAATGTGGGTGTGTATTCTGTAGGGCGGCAGGCCAGAAACTGTGAGAGCTGACCAGAAGGAAGAGCTGGAGAACCTGCGTAAGCAGCACGAGCTACTGAAGAAGATGCTGGAGCAGCAGGAACAGCTCAGGGCCCTGCAGGGCCGACAGGAAGCGCTGATGGCCATGCAGCACAGTGCAGAACAGGCACTCGCTGTGATTGAGGACACtggtgagaaacacacacacacacacacacacacagtcacagacatGTTCACATACTAGTATTTTTTGTGTGGATTTAAGGTAAGTCACTCACAAAAATTTTtctaaaggggaaaaaacaatatACATTAATTTTTCGCTGACGGTTGCATGACTAGAAACAATTTATTGAGATTTTAATTGACAGAACTGTTAATAATTATTTCTggtaaatgtataattttttaatttaatgattaaaacaaaacgCTCCACTATGTTTAATTCCTTTGGCATTTGGTGTTGCATTAGTTGTCACAGAAACCACAGGCAGTGTGTCAGGCCTGAGCATTACATCAGAGCTGAATGATGAATTGAACGATTTGATCCAGCGGTTCCACAACCAGCTACATGACTCTCAGGTACAGTAGTCCCTGCATCTGCACTGTCTTcttaaataataacattatgtCATTTTGGAATATTTCCTTTAATGAACTGGCTACTGACTTATGTACTCCaattcattaataataataataataattattaaagcATTGTGTCATAATGTCACtgtttatgttatattttgttaaaaatataaagaattgTATGTTACTCATAATTGTCCcatgaaatcaaatgttttatttggtggtttactgcaaataaaatcttctaatgtttaaaatatacagtagggtccaaaagtctgagtgGATATCATGCTGTGACATCTAAaaaatttaactttaaatttaTGTAGatgtaaaaactgtgaaccACAATATCTCTGTGAGAATTTTGTCACAATACAATTAAATGGAGAGACTAAGTGATAATGTCGACATGTTCGGCCCTAATCTGTCACTCATCTGACATGCAacattaacttttttatttttatcaagaAATGTATCTAAACACTTGAATGTATTAACAAAGTTTCAGTTCAAGCTGCCACTGTTTATGCCCTGCAGACTAAGGCAGTGCCAGACAACCGTCGTCAGGCAGAGAGCCTTTCCCTCTCCAGAGAAGTGTGTTGGTCCAGGGCTCCCCAGGCTGTTGGTCCACCTCCACACAGGCCCCTTCTTCACTCTGCATCTGGTCCCCACTCTGGCCTAGACACTGGGGCAACAGCTGCCAGTGCCAAACTCACTAAGCTCCAAGAACTCCAAGACAAGAAGCAAACTATGGACAAGATCCTGCAGGAGCTACATTCACTCAGAGACCAGACACTCAACAATAACTCTTGTAAGAATATTTCTCATGCATTGTTTTAcaatattctgtgtgtgtgtgtgtgtgtttttttgtttttttttaaactgcatgTGGTTACCCTCAGGTCGTGGCTTGTCAACACAGTGCAGTCTGAGTATGGGAGGATCCTCAGATTGTCCATCTGCTCTCTGCTCTAATGGGGCCTCAGCCTCTACTTCCTTTCATCCCTCTCTCACACAACACCAGGACAGTTCCAACTCCACAGACAAGCTCAggtacacaaaaaaaacacaaaacaccaacCAGTTGAACAGGCGGGTCAGATTTCAGCAGCAGAGTATTGTAGAATAGAGTGGGAGTGGTGTAGTATAACTTTACAGCAGGAAAACCTACTACAAATCCCTCTGTGGACTAAAATCAGTCTTTGCTGAAGTGTTCATGAACACCTGTCTCCACCCGTTTTAAGGGTGCTTTTCTGTAGGTGACCTTACACTTTGACTTTTAATTGAAGGGGGAATTGGAAAGACAGTGTCCTGGCGTGTCACATAAcctttttaattattaactccAGTGAGTATTCATATTTCATTCACACATTTGTACACTCTCCCTTTGTCACCCTACAGGAAGCTAAAGGAGGTTCACAAGCGTCTGAATGAGCTGCGTGAGTTGGTTCAGTACTATGAGCAGACTTCTGATATGATGGTGGATGCAGTCAATGAAAATGTGAAGGAGGATgacgatgaggaggaggaggaggatgagacaGAGGACGGCTCTATGTTTGAGGCCATGTTTGACTCTGAGCAGGAGAATCGCCAGCCTGTAACTAACATCAGGTGGGTgtgtaaatacataaaatgacaGTTTTTCTGAACAAATAATGGATTGATTGGACTTTTATCAAGAGGTTAATCATATTTAGATTGAACAGATTTTGTTAAAATGGCGAAACTATACTGAAACACTGTCAGTGGGAGGGCAAATAGGGGAAAGCTGTGTCGTCTTTGGGCTCAAGTTCAGCATTagattatgtgtgtgtaattcaACTACTGGCTTTTGTGATGTATGCATAACAGTCAGCCGATCTGTTCAGAAACCCACAGCGCAGTGGAAACTGGACAGACTTGAACAGCCTGACCAATGGGCGCAGTGTCAGGAGTAGTGCCACTAATAACCGGGATGGCAGACTCAACACTGAGTGTGAGATCAACAACCGGTCAGCAGCCAACCTCCGCAGCCTTAACATCCCCTCAGCCATAGgtacactcatgcacacactcatAACAGCTCACCGTTATACCTGATTGTAACAGTTCTCTtgagttttcacattttataacTGAATTTTTCCTTGAAAGTTAAATGGGTTTAAAATATTCTTTTCAAACTTGGCAACATTCAATCTCAGTCAATCTAGTCTAATCTAGTTTACAGTAGGCAAGAGACCCACTTTTCAATGACATAATATTACAGAGTGTTTTACGAAACGTAGATGATAATCCTATAACTTTGCTCCCATTTAGAGTGCCAGTATAATAGGGACACCCCCTATAATCAGGTgaaggatgatgatgaggatgaggacgGTCTGAATAATGATCAAGGGGCACAGGCTGTAGCTCCAGACAGCGAGGCTTCGGGGTCTAGCCGGAGAAGCAGCCTTGGGAATGAAGCAGGTTTTGCCCAGAAGGTTCATCGGCAGACAGCGAAGCAGAAACTACGGCAGCTGCAGGAGCTGGTGGCCATGGTTCAGGTGAGGCAGATGACTGAATgatattaattaacattttctcaagATGTTAGATCCAACCAGATCTAACATCTTGCATCATGTTCGGTGATTTTATTTGTGggaataagaaaaacaaaaacaaacaaaaatgggCCCATGACTGCAGATGCCCTTGAACTGCATTAAAGTGTTTTCAGGTCTATTCTTGGTTTAACAACTGAAGTACTGTCTATCCTTCTGCATCCAGAATAGCACCTTTTTTGTGGTTAAGGCCTATTGACTCAATCTTAAGCtgaacagtgtgtgtctgtttgcagaGTGACGACACTGATGGCACAACAGCAAATGAGGACGAAGCTTTACACCAACAGCCAAATAATACCAGAGCTACCGTGGCAGGGCCACTGGGGACTGGATCTAAACAGAATCCCAGAGACCTCACACTCTCTAGCAAGGCTAGGTATGGTATATGAAAGATCTGAAAATCCTACCTGAcaaaatttaaagttttttcaaaaaacttgtttttcagtgtattCTGAATATTTTGTTATCTtcttgttttcatctttatgTCCTGGGTTGATTTACAGGGAGAAGCTGTATGAAGAGAAGCTGCGTCAGCAGAAACAGGAGCTGAAGCAACTCCATGAAGAGCGCCAGAGACTCATGGAAATCCAGGGCAAGATCCAGGACCTGCAGTGGGCTTGCCCTGACCTGCAGgtatttcacacacaaaaacacaaacacggAGAGTATGCACAAAAAAATAGTGATATCTAAGTCTAcccatgcacacaaatacacacaaattgCACAACAGGTCTCCCAATAGCCCCTGCAAGCTGCCAAATGCtactaaatataaatattaatgatATACAGTAATGGTCTTTGGCCTTTGCTGTTCTGTTTTAGctatattacaatatattttaatcCACTCTAGGTTCCACTTTACAAACACTGCATTCATTCTAAAACAGTCGATTGCTGAGGCTGTCTCAACTGTGCAAGGAAAGAATTAAAACTATATACAGCAGCTATGTCTTTAAATGGTTAGATATATGTATCTGAAATATACTATTTTATCTCTTGTGGTGTCTATTCTAGTCGTCTGTGTCAAGCACAGTGAGTCAGCAGGGTTTGCTAAGGAAGGTTCCAGTTGCAGCTTCCACTCCAGCTACCGTCCAAGTGTCTTCTTCCTCTGGACACAAAACCAATTCACCTGTGCTCAAACCCACTGCTCCAGAAGCAGCTACTTCTTCAGTCACTGACAACGAGGTGACACATgtcaaaataaacattcaaaacaaaacctcTGCGTTGAGAACCCCATAGATCTGTTAACCTACCCCCTCTGTTCTTCCATTACCAGCAGCTTTGGTCAGAGATGCGTCGCCACCAGATCCTGCGGGAAGAACTGCGTCAGCGCAGAAAGCACTTAGAGTCCTTGATGGCTGAACACCAGAGGCGTAGTGGTCTCTGTGACAGGATTGAAGACCAAGAGGGACTTGCTACACCCTCACAGTCTGTCAGTAGGGATGAAAGGTAGGAGACTTATTGCTCCAGGGGCTTGTCTCATGAAGAAGTTAGAAGTCGGTCAccttttttaagttattttgcATACTGTTGTTATTGGATAGCAGAGCGCTTCTCACTGAGTTGTATTTCCTAGTTTCTAGGAGGAATAATTATTCCACAAGCAGCTCAATTTTAAACCATTTTGCTGATTTGTCATTAGGACAATGGCTACTTGGGGTTCCACTCCCTGCCACCTTGATGACGTTGATGACGAGGATGACGATGATGAGGAAGAATATCGCTCTGAAATGGgtgcagaggaggaagatgaacaGGACGACTGTGCAGAGAGCAGCTCTGACGATGACATCCACATCTACTCATCCAGCAGGAACCAGCGGCCCTACAGTAACAGGAAGAATCAAGCATGGTCAGACTGCAGAATGATTTTCCTAAATATCCATTACTGATATCTGTAATCTGTCTTTTAAAATGATGTGCTCACTTGTCTGTGTCTCCAGCAACCTGAAGCCTCCACCAGCCTTCTCATGTGAGAGTAGTGGGCATCCCTCTCCTCATACTAAGGCGAAgaccaaacagcagcagcagcagcagtccagAAGTTTGAACCAGTCCGTGAGCCAACATGGAGGTACAAGGCGGCAAGAGAACCTGCGCTGGGCTTCTGAGCTCTCCTTCACTGAGGGTTCATGCCACTGGCAGGAGCAGGTCAGCCAGCTGCAGAGACAGCTGGACTTCAGCACCAGCATGTGTCAGACACTCCTGCAGGACCAGCAGGTTGGTTTACCgaacacatgcacgcacagaCACTGAATGACAGTCGTAATTGACAAATGCCTCAATAAATatcattcctctcctctctccctccttccacAGACGCTGTCTTATATGTTGCAAACCCTGCTGACGGGTCAGTACAGTGTGTTACCCAACAATGTGTCGTCACCACAGGTCCACCTGGTCATGCACCAGCTCAACCAGTGTTACACCCAGCTGGCTTGGCAGCAAAACAACGTACAAAGGTGAAAGCAGTAGTATAAAAAAGTACACCACTTTTTTCTATGATGTggttcatctttttttaaatgttctgtaTTCTGTCAAACCTTTCTTCCAGACTAAAACAGGTCCTGAATGAACTCCTccgccagcagcagcagcagcaacaacagcagcagcagcagcagcagcagccttcaTCTTCAACAGCAGGTTGGCAGACACAGAACCAGGGCTCATCCCAGGAATCCAGCTCCTGTCCCTCAGTCTCTCCTGGTGTCTTCCTCCCCTTCTCCTCTACTCTGCATCCTCCAACCAACAACATGTCAACTGCTGCCTTATCCCCGTTCGCTCCCAGTATGACGTGCATATTTATCAGCCCTTGGGCTtgattttcacacagaaaatgtCAGGAATTGCAGGCATTAGAAGCAACAGGGAGCTAAAACATCTAAATAAGAAATGATAAATGCATTCTCTGATTATGATGTGATGTAGTGTGCAAAAAACCTTCTCAGTTATTCTAAAATCAATAAAGGTACATATATTCATCGGATTTTAAAAATCCTGACAAAAATCCTCTGCAATAAAAAAAGTACTGTAGCTTAACTGTGCTGCTATTACTGGTATGAGTAATCATTCTCAATTTTGCGTTAATATTTTTCAAACTAATAACTCATTTCTAATAGTAATATAGGATATGTTATGAATATGAATGTGGCTTTAAGACTATCTGCTGCGCAGGCAGGCTGGACCAAAGTAATGAAGTACAGAATCTTAAATCCACTCATTTTGGTCAGTAGAAGGCATTGACCTGATATAGTAGCTCGTTGTATAAAAGATGGAGAGTTTCATCCAGAAAAGGGAGCACAGTCCTGCTGTTTcatgatttaattgattttttttttttcctattaaCACGCCAACTtaagaaaatattatttttttctttctctcactctgcagGCTTTAACTTATTTCCACTCTTCCCTACTGCCATGGGCGAGTTCCCTCAGGGCGCGGCAGCTCAGGCTACCCCTGACCACCAGAAGCAGCATTTAGACCCAAACGCTTCTATCAAAACAGAGTACATGAGTTTCCCTCCTCCACTGCAGCGCTCTCCTCTTAACTCAGCTACAGACAGAGGGTATGTCATCATTTTTTCCCTAAAAAgacatttgtatttattcttgTCAACATTGCCGTTCATACTGCATATTTATTTCCCCTATGACCCCTTCAGAACAGCTGGCTGGCTCAACACCTCCTACACAAACAACACCGTCCTGCATCACCTGTCTAAAACAGAGGAAGAGTCTCCGACTTCCTCCCCCACCCTGGCCCGCCGCCGCTCACGACCTCAAGACTTTGACCAGGCCTCACAAGAAAGCTTCAGCAGCATGCCTGATCCTGTTGATCCCACCACCATCACAAAGACTTTCAAGGCTGGACGCAAGGCCTCCGCTCAAGCCAACCTGGCCTCCCGAAGCAAGACACCAAGCAAGAGTCGCCGCAGGAGGAGCAAAGGGCACAACAAGAACAGTGAAGGTATTAAAGCAGAGTTTAATCAACACTTCTCTGACTGTCTCATCAAAGATTTACTAGTTACCCAAAGGTAGTATTTGTGGCTTTGCAGTATTAGATTGTATTGGATTGCACACGTTTATTTTTTGGTGTCCTTCCAAGTATTTACTCTAACCAAATTAATGAGAAAATTCTTACtagtgtttttattcttatttttttggTGCATTCCTCAGGCCATGAGAGCGACAGTGTTAGCAGCACTGCAGACTTTGTCCAGGAGAGGGCAGCCCCGCCTCGTCAGAAGGATCAGAATCAGAGTCTGTTGGACAAGTTGACTCAAGAGAAACTAGACAGCAAAACTAAGCTTGGGAACAAACGAAATGATCTCTCCTCTGGTACGGCTAAAACTACTTTTTGTGAAAGTTTTAGCACCCACCTCCACCctgttgtatgttgttttttttttaaacatttattaaactTCAACTGACTTATTTTTCTAGAATATTTCAACCATAAATATAACATCTcctttttatatgatttttcttcttttttttttttttttgcacatattgCATGAccacatgttttaattttgggttaatttaatttgttgtcACTTTAATTTATCTTACTCACAGCCTATGCTTGGAGAACACCCTTCCTCTCTAACAGAATTGCATGCACAGAAGCACCAGGTAAACTCACCATGCAAATCCCAGCATCATTTGGTTGTTCTGACATCACCTAAGCATCCCACGCATGGGCAATTGTTGGTTATTGAACTTAAACCCAAAACTTCCAAAACTGACCTGCGTAACGGTTGCTTTGAATATTACTATCtgttactgtgttgtttttactcaCGAATGACACGATGCAAGTATCCATCCAAATCTCTTCCTGTCAAATTCAAACTGCAGATGCAAGCAGCGACTTCTCTCTGTTTGAGGCGCTGAGGGAAACCATTTACTCTGAGGTGGCGACTTTGATCTCCCAGAATGAGTCCCGACCCCACTTTCTCATCGAGCTCTTCCATGAGCTGCAGCTGCTCAATACAGACTACTTACGCCAGAGAGCGCTGTATTCCCTACAGGTAAATACAGATTCATGTAACTGGCTTAGTGACCAACTGCTGTCTGGATCAAATATGTTTATGCCCTTTATGTCAGGCTCAGTTTATAATAGATATTCATGCTGCTTTACCCCTCTTTAAccattatatttatgtatatatatgtcaaacatacaaaacacaataatcatTAAAGcgagaaacaaaaaataatcaaaaatagattaaaaacacaaacagaacaatacagggaaaaaggaaaagaagaaaactacTAATAATGTACATTTTGGTCAGACTCAAGTCACAATTGCATTTTTCCAGCACACAGCAATTGTATATTAGGCCTGGagataacaaaaatataccatatttttcttcttataGCTGAAGTTTCATATACAGTAGCACCCTAAAACTTTCCATAGATTTAGACTATTCAATATTTTTCCCACATCGTTAATTATGAACTTCCTTAGTGGCCCCCGAGTTATGTTTACTTGATATATTTCCTACCATATCAATGCTCAGGACAGAATAATATGGTAATGTGACAGGTTTTCAGACTTCTCAGTACATTTCTACACACAATAGCGGCCGCCTCGATAATTTTAGACTTGCTTGATTTTTGCAAGAATCTGAATCCGAATGTCACTGCTTTCTGAGCAGACCAGACCTGCAGTagacaataaaagacaaatcagctgaagagaaggaaaagaggggACTTTGGAAATGGCAGCCGCAAAAGCTAGTGGAGCTAAAGTCTATGATTCAGCATTATTTTCTAATCTTaagtttcagtgtgtttgtgatttgagGGCAGATATTATGTGAAACATTATGTATATGATGCAATTTGATTTCAAGTTGGAAttaaaaaaggggggaaaaaaaagagcccGGCCTTTTGATATAAATGGCATGTTGCCTTGACAACATCAGTCCGTGGCACAATAggctctctttttgtctctgccAGGACATAGTGACCAGGCATCTGGCAGAGAAGAGTGCAGCTGAGGACCAGTTGCCTCCGCTTGGCCCTGTGGCGTGGGCTGCAGGCTCTCAGTCTGAGCTCACACCCAGTGAGAGTCTGGCTACCAGTGATGCAGTAAGAGGCACATTATTGCTTCCCAGCGTGGAATTCTCACGCTGCCCATCCTTGtttgttctcttttctctcatttttgtATTGAAGTCCTGAATGAAGTCTTTCTCTCAGTCCCTCTTGTCATCCTTTCcatcttcattcagttttactTTCCTCTTTTACATTTCAATACATCTTTCATCACTTTGTCTCTTACCCTTATCTCCTTTCATCTTCCCCTGCCTTGTCTCTTTTCATCGCTTCACGTCTCTCTTTATTCTGCTTTTAATTTTTCCTTTCCCCATCTTCATTGTCTTTGAATTTAACTTGACAGCAAGACTTCAGACGCCTCTCTGTAAGAAATGACCCCCGTCTCTCCACGTCTCTTCTTCCAGATCAGACATGTGTTCTTTGTTCTAGGCCAAGGTCTTCTGTGGCCTTTTTTATGTCTAAATAATGCCTTTGTTCAAGAGTGATGGATGAAATGTCTAATTTTCTATGTTATGCTGTTGTTATTTTCACATGCGATCTGTGATGAATCTCCTCCTATAATTAGGACATCCTTTGGTTTAGGAAATGTAAGATACACGCTGTGTGTTTGCCTCACAACAGAATCTCCACCTTTttcaggaggtggtggagaagAACTTGAGGCTCACACAGGACACAATGAAGAAGAGGGATGATGCA is part of the Thunnus albacares chromosome 3, fThuAlb1.1, whole genome shotgun sequence genome and harbors:
- the pcm1 gene encoding pericentriolar material 1 protein isoform X4 — encoded protein: MATGGTPFDDSAEELHNWTVTNGSLEDRLNNMDWGVQQKKANRSSEKNKKKLSAAVVESRLTNDISPESTPGAGRRRARTPHSFPHIKYTTQMSVPDQAELDKLRQRINFTDLDERSIGSDSQGRVTAANNQRQLAGENKKPYNFLPLHVNTNKSKELLPPSSSAPATPAIAKETKKQSPGFRDTLTPVVPTKESSRLSRGGIERGPSAHREYGRGDPRIDSSQVVSKLVQIREYISKASSMRDDLVEKNDVPANVERLSHLIDHLKEQEKSYLRFLQKMLARDTEEDDVGTLDSAVGSGSLAESTSLNIEVRSSDTSNATGGRPETVRADQKEELENLRKQHELLKKMLEQQEQLRALQGRQEALMAMQHSAEQALAVIEDTVVTETTGSVSGLSITSELNDELNDLIQRFHNQLHDSQTKAVPDNRRQAESLSLSREVCWSRAPQAVGPPPHRPLLHSASGPHSGLDTGATAASAKLTKLQELQDKKQTMDKILQELHSLRDQTLNNNSCRGLSTQCSLSMGGSSDCPSALCSNGASASTSFHPSLTQHQDSSNSTDKLRKLKEVHKRLNELRELVQYYEQTSDMMVDAVNENVKEDDDEEEEEDETEDGSMFEAMFDSEQENRQPVTNIRNPQRSGNWTDLNSLTNGRSVRSSATNNRDGRLNTECEINNRSAANLRSLNIPSAIECQYNRDTPYNQVKDDDEDEDGLNNDQGAQAVAPDSEASGSSRRSSLGNEAGFAQKVHRQTAKQKLRQLQELVAMVQSDDTDGTTANEDEALHQQPNNTRATVAGPLGTGSKQNPRDLTLSSKAREKLYEEKLRQQKQELKQLHEERQRLMEIQGKIQDLQWACPDLQSSVSSTVSQQGLLRKVPVAASTPATVQVSSSSGHKTNSPVLKPTAPEAATSSVTDNEQLWSEMRRHQILREELRQRRKHLESLMAEHQRRSGLCDRIEDQEGLATPSQSVSRDERTMATWGSTPCHLDDVDDEDDDDEEEYRSEMGAEEEDEQDDCAESSSDDDIHIYSSSRNQRPYSNRKNQACNLKPPPAFSCESSGHPSPHTKAKTKQQQQQQSRSLNQSVSQHGGTRRQENLRWASELSFTEGSCHWQEQVSQLQRQLDFSTSMCQTLLQDQQTLSYMLQTLLTGQYSVLPNNVSSPQVHLVMHQLNQCYTQLAWQQNNVQRLKQVLNELLRQQQQQQQQQQQQQQQPSSSTAGWQTQNQGSSQESSSCPSVSPGVFLPFSSTLHPPTNNMSTAALSPFAPSFNLFPLFPTAMGEFPQGAAAQATPDHQKQHLDPNASIKTEYMSFPPPLQRSPLNSATDRGTAGWLNTSYTNNTVLHHLSKTEEESPTSSPTLARRRSRPQDFDQASQESFSSMPDPVDPTTITKTFKAGRKASAQANLASRSKTPSKSRRRRSKGHNKNSEGHESDSVSSTADFVQERAAPPRQKDQNQSLLDKLTQEKLDSKTKLGNKRNDLSSAYAWRTPFLSNRIACTEAPDASSDFSLFEALRETIYSEVATLISQNESRPHFLIELFHELQLLNTDYLRQRALYSLQEVVEKNLRLTQDTMKKRDDAESVGNESTVSTSSNLDPFAKDDLGNTVIHLDKALARIREYERMKLKVEFNPCNASTAGAGGSEVSNAEHPSANAAEPVEAGAAGDVRCPQIDTQQLDRQIKDIMTEVIPFLKENMDEVCSLQLLTSVRRMVLTLTQQNDESKEFVRFFHRQLGGILQESLSKFVGRTLKDCGEDLLVEISEILFNELAFFRLMQDLDNSSSVSLAAKHKNKKKAEQSSKAKHSLKENLKAGGDESISPAYSDEDKDQDEAEQDGDSAFQEIYLQTETKNRRSSDASEAEEEDEDEGDGQGIPLSISLSKAETQALTNYGSGEDENEEEEMEEFEAGPVDVQTSLQATADGQVEQEVTTTNEIQETQSEQRSEKDDAETNNKSAGIVDSTEEEHATVEDQVPDKESKVAASEESTEASQNFTKESNTTSSPDTDSPVMINVDEVGSGNTSQKSDEEDFVKVDDLPLQLTVMCEEELQKRIVEEQQNNNLSVEILNGNTESLTGLVGNAQALKEPENVGAQSV
- the pcm1 gene encoding pericentriolar material 1 protein isoform X3, giving the protein MATGGTPFDDSAEELHNWTVTNGSLEDRLNNMDWGVQQKKANRSSEKNKKKLSAAVVESRLTNDISPESTPGAGRRRARTPHSFPHIKYTTQMSVPDQAELDKLRQRINFTDLDERSIGSDSQGRVTAANNQRQLAGENKKPYNFLPLHVNTNKSKELLPPSSSAPATPAIAKETKKQSPGFRDTLTPVVPTKESSRLSRGGIERGPSAHREYGRGDPRIDSSQVVSKLVQIREYISKASSMRDDLVEKNDVPANVERLSHLIDHLKEQEKSYLRFLQKMLARDTEEDDVGTLDSAVGSGSLAESTSLNIEVRSSDTSNATGGRPETVRADQKEELENLRKQHELLKKMLEQQEQLRALQGRQEALMAMQHSAEQALAVIEDTVVTETTGSVSGLSITSELNDELNDLIQRFHNQLHDSQTKAVPDNRRQAESLSLSREVCWSRAPQAVGPPPHRPLLHSASGPHSGLDTGATAASAKLTKLQELQDKKQTMDKILQELHSLRDQTLNNNSCRGLSTQCSLSMGGSSDCPSALCSNGASASTSFHPSLTQHQDSSNSTDKLRKLKEVHKRLNELRELVQYYEQTSDMMVDAVNENVKEDDDEEEEEDETEDGSMFEAMFDSEQENRQPVTNIRNPQRSGNWTDLNSLTNGRSVRSSATNNRDGRLNTECEINNRSAANLRSLNIPSAIECQYNRDTPYNQVKDDDEDEDGLNNDQGAQAVAPDSEASGSSRRSSLGNEAGFAQKVHRQTAKQKLRQLQELVAMVQSDDTDGTTANEDEALHQQPNNTRATVAGPLGTGSKQNPRDLTLSSKAREKLYEEKLRQQKQELKQLHEERQRLMEIQGKIQDLQWACPDLQSSVSSTVSQQGLLRKVPVAASTPATVQVSSSSGHKTNSPVLKPTAPEAATSSVTDNEQLWSEMRRHQILREELRQRRKHLESLMAEHQRRSGLCDRIEDQEGLATPSQSVSRDERTMATWGSTPCHLDDVDDEDDDDEEEYRSEMGAEEEDEQDDCAESSSDDDIHIYSSSRNQRPYSNRKNQACNLKPPPAFSCESSGHPSPHTKAKTKQQQQQQSRSLNQSVSQHGGTRRQENLRWASELSFTEGSCHWQEQVSQLQRQLDFSTSMCQTLLQDQQTLSYMLQTLLTGQYSVLPNNVSSPQVHLVMHQLNQCYTQLAWQQNNVQRLKQVLNELLRQQQQQQQQQQQQQQQPSSSTAGWQTQNQGSSQESSSCPSVSPGVFLPFSSTLHPPTNNMSTAALSPFAPSFNLFPLFPTAMGEFPQGAAAQATPDHQKQHLDPNASIKTEYMSFPPPLQRSPLNSATDRGTAGWLNTSYTNNTVLHHLSKTEEESPTSSPTLARRRSRPQDFDQASQESFSSMPDPVDPTTITKTFKAGRKASAQANLASRSKTPSKSRRRRSKGHNKNSEGHESDSVSSTADFVQERAAPPRQKDQNQSLLDKLTQEKLDSKTKLGNKRNDLSSDASSDFSLFEALRETIYSEVATLISQNESRPHFLIELFHELQLLNTDYLRQRALYSLQDIVTRHLAEKSAAEDQLPPLGPVAWAAGSQSELTPSESLATSDAEVVEKNLRLTQDTMKKRDDAESVGNESTVSTSSNLDPFAKDDLGNTVIHLDKALARIREYERMKLKVEFNPCNASTAGAGGSEVSNAEHPSANAAEPVEAGAAGDVRCPQIDTQQLDRQIKDIMTEVIPFLKENMDEVCSLQLLTSVRRMVLTLTQQNDESKEFVRFFHRQLGGILQESLSKFVGRTLKDCGEDLLVEISEILFNELAFFRLMQDLDNSSSVSLAAKHKNKKKAEQSSKAKHSLKENLKAGGDESISPAYSDEDKDQDEAEQDGDSAFQEIYLQTETKNRRSSDASEAEEEDEDEGDGQGIPLSISLSKAETQALTNYGSGEDENEEEEMEEFEAGPVDVQTSLQATADGQVEQEVTTTNEIQETQSEQRSEKDDAETNNKSAGIVDSTEEEHATVEDQVPDKESKVAASEESTEASQNFTKESNTTSSPDTDSPVMINVDEVGSGNTSQKSDEEDFVKVDDLPLQLTVMCEEELQKRIVEEQQNNNLSVEILNGNTESLTGLVGNAQALKEPENVGAQSV